ttgtcgttatggtattgttcatctttctcctggaagtcacgcaaggtaggttcaaaccaatcaaatgctggtccagtcaagtaagttgctgcaagtaggactttgtcggattcaaatatgagcttgctccggttcatgcggacatacaagtccaattgagtgatgaagggtcgcaacttgtatcgagtaccatcaaagggttccggtggtcgaactttgatagctttggctgactgtcgttcttccaaagtagtgatgctttcctgcagctggctaaccattccaaagagttcttcataagtcggagttcgtccctcagatccacgagaggatctaggagtagtgttgctgttactgttgttagacatggttgcagttcgtgttttaagtcaatatagtctcgaaacctgactcgtactgactggcgatcaatgtgtcacaacctggcttctctcgtgtcgtacctagggttctagttagttgtatttcgagactgaacacttaccttaagtgttcccaagtagtcgtatgctcaatgccccttcgggtccgattcggtatgtcgtatgcgttgatgggtatgtcgccccctccaggctccgtagttcaatagtcgttgatgggtatatcgccccctccaggctccgtaagataatcaacaagtaggaacggtaaaggtaacgagtagagaaacaaggccaaccgagtacgtatactgggttgttggttaagtgcggacgagtcagaaactagaaggtaaccaatgctgtaagacttgaattgatcgcgaagaactaagctaggtacatgaatgaatgtccttatatacctttcctagtccaatggtagattctccgttcctaccatgctacctccttctgtcctgtaatatccattccctgatagattggtagcattccctctttgtcctatctaccatattggtatattggtagaattcctccgtcgtcctttctaccgtggtcacgtgatgcttgggtgtatatcttcctcatcataatccttgttctttctgcatggtctttttgcccaatgattctgccttgactccccgcattgtcacgtgaggctgatgcagtgagatctgtaacatgTCCTTCCTGCTTGTAATCcattatccaatgattctgccttgactccccgtATAATCACTTGAGGCTGATGTGTTGAAGTCTTAACACAACCCATACGACAGCAGTCCAAAAGAGGAAAGCGATAGTTATACTATAAATAGTAACAAATATGCATGGCATGTTACATGTATGCACATATGTGTGTACCCGAAGGGTCGTGTCTTATTTCTTAGTCCTGTGTCTCAACCCTGTAGTGTGCAATCTTCCAGATCAATCTAGCAATTCACAATAATTATCCAACACCCATACTCTTGTGTTGTTGTAGCTACTCCGGCTGTAGCCAGCCAATGAAATCATGTGGCTGAGGCACCGCCACTACCGTTTGCGTCCATTGACGAGATTACGTTTATGGTTAGTTATATATGTAGTTCCGAATGACCAGAGTTATCAGTTCATTTCTATCAAAGCTGTCATCAAAAAAGACTGCCATCAACAAGCGATATACTTCACATCGGATTTTATCAGACTACACCAGTCCACTGCTTGAACATACCATATACTACTACAGCGACGTTATCAATGTCGTTCGCACCGCCTCCCGGCCCTCCGCCGCCTTCCGTCCCAGACGGGTGGAAGCCTCAGTTTGATGACAGATATAAGCAATGGTAAGCTTCATATACCCTTAACCTGCGGCACTCAAAGCCCAAGCATGTCAAAGGAAAGACAGAGGCTAAACTGAACTACTAGGTACTTCGTAAACCTGCGCACAGGCAAATCCCAATGGGAACACCCAGAAGCCCTAGCCCAGAAACAAGAGGAGCTGCATGAACCTCCCAGCGTGCCGCCGCCATCATACGAGGAATCCGGCGCAGGGGACTCCGCAGGGGACTCCGCAGCGGGTGCGAGTGACAAAAAGGGAGGCCTTGGCTCCAATAACCCCTACAACCAAGAAAAGGACAAGGAGGATCTGGTGGAGAGCGATGCGAGGCTAGCTGCGCGGTTACAGGCCGAGGAGAATGCTCGCTCCGGGACGCAAAGCCCAGCAGTACAGCCGGGTGCGGCTGCTGATTATTACAGTGATGGGTCGCATGCGCAATCGCCGGGTCCTTCGTCGGCGCAGAACTTGGCGCCCCAGGATACAGGTCGGGGGAATAAAACGCGCAGTAGGAGTTTCTTGAGCAGGTTGATGGGGAAGGCGAAGCCGAGCAGTGGGAGCAGTGGTAACCCTTTTGGAGGAGTGTACAGCAGGCCacctccaccgccgccgcagtCATATGGGTACCCGCCGAGTGGCTATTATGGAGGTTATGCGCAACCACAGGTAGGAGGGTATGGTTATTCTCAGTACCCGATTCAGGGTGGGTATGCGCAGCCCCAACGGCGACATGGTGGCATGGGAAATGCAGGTGCGGCAGCGCTAGGTGTCGGTGGTGGGTTGCTCGGTGGCGCTTTGCTGGCGGAAGCGTTTGATGGAGGTGACAATACTTATATCGAAAACAACTATGGTGGTGACGATGGAGGAGATTATGGTGGCGGCGGCGATGattttggtggtggtgatttTGGCGACTTCTAGTGGCTGCACTTGGTTGATATGTTTGACGATTATACGCTTCATTCATGTTTGATATGTTATCCTCGGCCAGTCTTTATGGCTTTCAAATATAGTATTGTTAATACTGGGAGGGGTGCAACAGTAGCTTTGTTTGAACATTTATCATCCTGTATTTCAGAGCTTCAGTCTTCGTTTCAAAACAACCATGATTTGCAATCTGGAGATCATCATCAGGTTTTGTATATGAACACTGTAGAATTATTAGACTTGAACCCTTTTCAAAGGACCCTTGTGAGAAACACCGCCATCATCCCCTTCTGCGCGCAACACTACTCTCCCTGCCAGTTGCTGCACCCTGAGCAGCAGCCTCCACGCCAGCCATTGGCCCCGGTGCCGTTCCGGCCATCCATCCGGCAAGGTCGAAGTTTCCtggaccaccaccaccaccaccagacaTGGCACTCCGGGCACTGCCAGAGATGGGAGAAGAGCGGGACTGCTTTTCGAATTCGGCGCGCATCTCGGGGTCCACTAGAAAGGAACCAGTTAGCCTCAATCCACCAAAGACAAATATAGAAATCCAGCATACTATTCTCCATAAGCTTAGGCATTCCAAACATGAACGCCATCGCCACCAACGCaagcagaatcattggatttTTGACCAACGACAACGGCGAGACTAGACATCACAACCAGTTAGCAAAAATTCCATGCTAAATCGTCGCAATATGTACTTACACTTCGACCTCTGCTCATAAAATCCCCTTCTCGCCAACAACTTCGCCTCCACCGTCACATCCTTCTTCGCAGCAGCGTCGACGGCATTGAACTTCTCCGCACCGCGATTATCCCAAGGATTACCCCGGAACGTTTCCCACACGCCCAACACCTTCCCATCAGTCGCGACGTCGACGCGATACGGAGCGAACACGTATTCCGCGGAGCGGATGTCGAGCAGGTACGACGCGGCCTGGGCGGGAGTCGACGGCTGGAGATTGCGGAAGACGAAGGCCGCGGAGCGGGTGAGGGGTGCGGTTAGGAAGGCATTGCGAATCGCTTGGTCctgggaggaggaggggagggtgGTGAGGGTTGCGTGTGTGCCTGCTGGGAGAACGTTGGGATTTGGGAGGAGGTTGGACGGTGGGATGGTGATTGTTAGGGATGAACAGATGGCTGTTGtggcgaggaggaggatgaagggTATAGATATTATTGAGAAATGCATTTTGTCAAAGGAATGAAGAAGCGGAGATAATTGTGGTAGGTTGGCACAGTATGGCTAGATGTTGATTGAAGCTCGGAGATTTGAAGTCGATGAATTCTGGCGCCAAGCATCAACGCTTTAGTTGCAGTACATCGTTAGCTATAACTGCATTGCAGGTAGCACTTATTATTAATTCCATGGAATTATACAGTAGTGGCTTAATTGATATATTACTTGTCATAAGTACACTAAAAACTAAAACATGGTGTCGTGTATGATAAAGAGAAGATCAAGGTATATACAGCTTCTCATTTACAAACACTTGCTGGGATATATGACAATCTATACAGTAAACAAGAAACGTAAGACAGGACAGAAAAGCGAAATGATCTAAAGCTTGGCCTTGGGGGCGGATTGCTCCTCGAGAGCTTGAGCGTAGAGCTCATCCAAGACATAGCGATACTTCTTGATCGTGGGAGGGCGCTTGAGCTTGAGACTGGGAAAAAGTTAGCAACGTCAAATGATAGAaaagattcaatgtcagcaCTTACGTTGGTGTAAGCAGGTCATTCTCAATCGTAAACGGGTCAAGCATCAGCCTGCAGTTCTTGACTCTCTCATAGCCGGCCAATTTGTGCTTTTTAGCCACCTTCTCGAGATCCCTCAGCACAGCCCGGCGGATCTTGTCGTCATCCAAGACCGATTTGATGGCATCGAGGTCGGTGGCACCGATGGTGCGACCCAGCACCTTGCTAGCATACGCCGCAAAAGCATCGGGCTGGACACCGAAAATACCCACCAAGAAGGTCTGAACGCTGTCACCGTGGATATAACCCTGGGCAAAATAGCCAAGTTCGGACAGGTAAACACCCTCCAGCCGTTCGGGGGAAATGTACTCTCCCTGAGCCAGCTTGAGGACATTCTTCCGGcggtcgatgatgatgaaacGGCCCATTTCGTCCACGGCGCAGACATCACCGGTGCGGAACCATCCGTCTTCAGTCACGGCCTTGCTCGTCTCCTCCGGGTTCTTGAAGTATTCCCGGAACTGGGTGGGGCCACGGAGAAGCAATTCACCCCGTGGGTAGGGCTTGTCGTCAACCGAGTACTCCATGTCAGGCAGCGAAGCTAGACAGGCTTCCGTCGAGGGGGCCAAGCGGCCGCAATTACCAGCAGTGAGATCTTGAGCGGACTGCGCCGTCGACACGGCATAGGTTTCGGTCAAGCCATAACCCTGAATAAGGTCGATTCCCAGGACAACTCGGAGGAAGTTGTGCAAGGACGGGTCGAGCGGCGCGGAGCCAGAGACCATGAACTTGGCCCGATCCAGACCCATTGCCGCCGCAACCTTCTTAGCCCAGATTCGATCATACAGGGCGTGCTTCGCCGTAGCCTGACTAGGGTCAGGGTTCTTCAAGTTCGCCATCTTCGTCGAGACGATGTGTCTCGACATGGCGCCCTTGACACCCGGCTGCTCGACGGTCGAAGCGCGGATGACATTTCCAAAACGACTGTACAAGCGAGGGACGGACATGAAGCCGGTTGGCCTCAAGAGCTTCAGATCATCGACCAATTCCGTGATATTTCCGTGGAAGTACCCAATTCGACCACCGGCCCAGAAGGATGCATGCTCAGCCAAACGAGCGTAAATATGGGCCAACGGAAGATAGGACAGAGCGGTGTCGcctggcttctgttcggacATGACGAGCGCACTCGCCGCGGCCGCGACAGCATTCCCGTGCGTCAAGACCACACCCTTCGGAGGGCCAGTAGTACCCGAGGTGTAGTTGATAGTGACAATGTCCGATGGAGATGGTGGGTTGTAGGGACGGTTCAACGAGGCACCGAGCTGTTCGACCTGCTCGATCGTGTAGATGGCGACATCCTGACCCGCAGCAACCGACTCCAACAATGCACGCTTGGAATGACCTGCCTGTTCACCGGAGTCCAAAGGATCCAAACTGACGATGATCTTCAGGTTCGGCAACGACGGCTTGAGCTTGAGCAGGGTAGGGATATGCGGCAAGGAAGTCACAACACAGTTCAGCTCGGCGTGGTTGATGATATACTCCGTGGCGTCCGAGGCCAAGACATCGTAGATCGAAACGGAATACAAGCCCTGAGACATGCATGCCAAATCTGttgagaaaaaaagaaaataagatCAGCCATAAGCTCAGGCGAAAACGCGCGCGCAACGGATTTGACCGTCGCGAAAATGACCAGAGTAACAACCCCGGCTGCATACGCACCTGTGATTTGCCATTCCGGCCGGTTCTGGCACCAAAGACCAACACCGTACGAGCCCGAACGGTTACAGCCGTGTTTATTGTGCAACTCTGCCAGACCAGCGCCAAATGCGGCCCGGCGCTTCTGAACGGTTTGGTAGTCGAGCCATTGATAGTTCCCAAACTTCCTAGTGACGGGGTTGTAGGGGCGCCACCCAAGACAGTGGGCCTTTGGTTGACGATTCGCAGTCGATTCGAACATGTCATGAGCTGTGGAGATCTAAGGAGACACAATATTTTAGTATCAGTGTTGACTTGCGCCTACTTGAGAAGACGCAAATTGGCAACATACTTGAGGATCCAGGGTCTTCAGCAAGGAATTTTGCGCGTTCCAAGCACGGTAGACCTTACTCCGGCCCGGCTGTTCGGAGCCAGACATAGCAACGGAATAGGGAGTCCCCTTGGGGGGTTCTTCTCTCAACTCTGCCGCACGAGCAGCATGGAGGGGCTGCGACGAGAACATGACGGGATGGCGGTTTCTGCGATACCTGTGATTGAGGAGTCTGGAATCTTTAGCACTGAAGTAGGAGGAAAAGATGAAGTGTACTTACCAAAGGGAATGGGTATTATATCAAAAGGAGAACCGATATGTACTAAACTGACGTTTATGGTCTGTACAAAGGGGAAGCAGCACCCCAAACACCACTGTGAAAGATATGGTAAGTATAAGGGAGGAGATCAATAGAGGTGCTCTTAAGGGActggaaaagagaaaacaagaagaaaagggagagagagaagagaacaagaaaaagaatctgtacagagtagttaATTGCTCCGGGAATGCCTCTCTCTCGGGCGGTGGAGTCGGTGATTGGCTGGCCACTAAATAGGATTCTCAGATAGTCCAATGAACCTCGGCATTTTGCATGGCAGTCCGGAGTACATAAACTAGTAGTACAAATATAAGAATTGCCTTGGTTAGTTGACAGAGTAGGGAATCAGCCTGCCCAAACTATCTACCCTGTATTCGATCACTCTACAGTTATAACAAATCCAGAACaatactacggagtactccgtgaGTATGTAGTGTTCCTATCCTGTGATACCAAATTAACGGTTCCCGGATCGGAAGGACCGAGGCCGGACACGATTGCCTTTTGGGTGGTTGAAGCAGAAACTTTAATTGGCCACTGCTCTTCCAGTGCATAAACCAGTTTTGTGCCTGCCATAATTTATGCAATATTTTGTATGGACATTCTACCCGTACGTCATTTACCACCAATAACCAAACAGGTCACATGCTGCGTCTCAGAAACTAAAGCTACGGAGTCCCCGACCATGTAGAATATGATGTTGAGCCCATGACCATCCGTACTATCCTTGTTCATTGATGTGCATCCTCCACGGGCCATTCTCCGCATCAGCCGGGGCGGAGCATGGGGTAATTGACTACCAATTCCTGATTCATGTGAAGCGGCTACCACATGAAATCCATGTTGATTTCCGAGAAACTAATGAGGTTGCTGACTAGTAATCCTTGGCTAACTGTCAGAACTGAGATAGCATGTGCATGTACCTTAAACATCGTGTAAATTTGATAGATTGCTATAAAAAAGTTCCCTGGGGTATATTTCTTACTTGAAATCTCTCGAATCTTCCTTCTTCACATTTAACAGTAGCTAATGGACTCCTGGAGACCAGCTTCATCCATCGATGCTCCTTTTTAAGTTGTCCGGTCAGGCAAGGAGGTActagcagcagcggcagcagcctTGAACGATTGCTCAAAATCAGCAATAATATCGTCAATATGCTCTGTACCAACAGAAATACGGATGCCATCCTCTGTTGTGCCCGAGTCAAGACGCTCTTGGTCGGTAAGTTGCTCGTGAGTTGTCGACCAAGGGTGAATTGCAAGGGTCTTGGAATCCCCGACACTATATACCAGTTAGTTCGGTTTCAATCGATCGGAAAATAGAACGACAATGTACTTTGCAAGATTTGAAATCAGCTTGAAGCCGTCAACAAGCTGGctaccagcagcagcgccgCCCTTTACTCCGAACGATAGCACACCACCATAACCACGCTGCAAGTACCGCTTGGCAGTCTCATGACTAGGATGGTCTTCCAATCCGGGGTATGAGACCCAGTTCACGTTTTCGTTCTTCTGCAGCCACTTTGCAAGGGTGATTGCATTGCTCGCATGTCTCTCAGCGCGCAGACTGAGAGTCTCCAAGCCCAGCAGAAGCTGTTGCGCAGCAAAAGGGTTCAGTGCCGTTCCAAGATCACGCAGGATTTCCACACGGACTCGAATAG
The sequence above is a segment of the Aspergillus chevalieri M1 DNA, chromosome 6, nearly complete sequence genome. Coding sequences within it:
- a CDS encoding putative AMP-binding enzyme (COG:I;~EggNog:ENOG410PFW5;~InterPro:IPR042099,IPR000873,IPR020845;~PFAM:PF00501); protein product: MFSSQPLHAARAAELREEPPKGTPYSVAMSGSEQPGRSKVYRAWNAQNSLLKTLDPQISTAHDMFESTANRQPKAHCLGWRPYNPVTRKFGNYQWLDYQTVQKRRAAFGAGLAELHNKHGCNRSGSYGVGLWCQNRPEWQITDLACMSQGLYSVSIYDVLASDATEYIINHAELNCVVTSLPHIPTLLKLKPSLPNLKIIVSLDPLDSGEQAGHSKRALLESVAAGQDVAIYTIEQVEQLGASLNRPYNPPSPSDIVTINYTSGTTGPPKGVVLTHGNAVAAAASALVMSEQKPGDTALSYLPLAHIYARLAEHASFWAGGRIGYFHGNITELVDDLKLLRPTGFMSVPRLYSRFGNVIRASTVEQPGVKGAMSRHIVSTKMANLKNPDPSQATAKHALYDRIWAKKVAAAMGLDRAKFMVSGSAPLDPSLHNFLRVVLGIDLIQGYGLTETYAVSTAQSAQDLTAGNCGRLAPSTEACLASLPDMEYSVDDKPYPRGELLLRGPTQFREYFKNPEETSKAVTEDGWFRTGDVCAVDEMGRFIIIDRRKNVLKLAQGEYISPERLEGVYLSELGYFAQGYIHGDSVQTFLVGIFGVQPDAFAAYASKVLGRTIGATDLDAIKSVLDDDKIRRAVLRDLEKVAKKHKLAGYERVKNCRLMLDPFTIENDLLTPTLKLKRPPTIKKYRYVLDELYAQALEEQSAPKAKL
- a CDS encoding uncharacterized protein (COG:S;~EggNog:ENOG410PQCR;~InterPro:IPR039163,IPR019008;~PFAM:PF09430;~SECRETED:SignalP(1-22);~TransMembrane:1 (n4-15c20/21o174-192i)), producing MHFSIISIPFILLLATTAICSSLTITIPPSNLLPNPNVLPAGTHATLTTLPSSSQDQAIRNAFLTAPLTRSAAFVFRNLQPSTPAQAASYLLDIRSAEYVFAPYRVDVATDGKVLGVWETFRGNPWDNRGAEKFNAVDAAAKKDVTVEAKLLARRGFYEQRSKFSPLSLVKNPMILLALVAMAFMFGMPKLMENMDPEMRAEFEKQSRSSPISGSARSAMSGGGGGGPGNFDLAGWMAGTAPGPMAGVEAAAQGAATGRESSVARRRG
- a CDS encoding WW domain-containing protein (COG:S;~EggNog:ENOG410PS4X;~InterPro:IPR036020,IPR001202;~PFAM:PF00397;~go_function: GO:0005515 - protein binding [Evidence IEA]), with protein sequence MSFAPPPGPPPPSVPDGWKPQFDDRYKQWYFVNLRTGKSQWEHPEALAQKQEELHEPPSVPPPSYEESGAGDSAGDSAAGASDKKGGLGSNNPYNQEKDKEDLVESDARLAARLQAEENARSGTQSPAVQPGAAADYYSDGSHAQSPGPSSAQNLAPQDTGRGNKTRSRSFLSRLMGKAKPSSGSSGNPFGGVYSRPPPPPPQSYGYPPSGYYGGYAQPQVGGYGYSQYPIQGGYAQPQRRHGGMGNAGAAALGVGGGLLGGALLAEAFDGGDNTYIENNYGGDDGGDYGGGGDDFGGGDFGDF